The Brachyhypopomus gauderio isolate BG-103 chromosome 7, BGAUD_0.2, whole genome shotgun sequence genome has a window encoding:
- the LOC143518620 gene encoding zona pellucida sperm-binding protein 3-like, with product MFKVTFFMTALICRELGDVSAYPDIYNNELYYSQISERLPSKIAHHLLAEPLSRANIQVNTVTVTCHPTCMVITVKADLFNVGIPVNAADLRLGTDHQLRTLCGVIATSADEYILEAALTDCGTQHWITEDALVYTNLLVYSPEPTLDGVVRTEDAVIPIRCHYGRKFNVGTNPVLPTWILHQTTQSAAENLAFSLNLMTSDWTETRASSIFFLGDMINMEARMPQMDLLVFIESCVATTTPNTNSVPMYKFVDNGCMVDGQRTGSKSRFLPRTQPNKLQLQLEAFIFYQMRCEIYVTCTLKAYPLNQASGTMNKACSFIDGSWRSAAGDHWTCTSCDAIEQDPPSHQARPPLDSSTSSLKHDPMQADSTVLDSKAAGSVSPQEPAAAWRGTVAFQKGNDQKTLEWQKVASVGPLTIKNKLAPPSVKEVIHHFSVGGNTSIPHNHLGENEVYASIEERNDAPDVTTSEPQTWEMEMTAEALHTVNGTSSQSNSITGPSLLAANLETEQLPDMASPVYGSNSSMLRPTPLQTKPQSTVSAEAVQTLAKDGHGSL from the exons ATGTTTAAAGTAACGTTCTTCATGACGGCTTTGATCTGTCGGGAGTTGGGTGACGTGTCCGCGTATCCAGATATTTATAACAACGAACTTTATTATTCTCAAATAAGTGAACGCTTGCCATCGAAGATTGCCCACCATCTGCTGGCAGAGCCGTTAAGCAGAGCGAATATTCAGGTCAACACCGTTACTGTAACCTGCCATCCCACCTGCATGGTCATCACGGTGAAGGCGGATCTGTTTAATGTCGGTATTCCTGTTAACGCTGCGGACCTGCGTCTTGGAACAGACCATCAACTCAGGACGTTATGTGGAGTCATCGCTACTTCGGCAGATGAATATATACTGGAAGCGGCTCTGACTGACTGTGGCACTCAGCACTGG ATTACAGAAGATGCCCTCGTTTATACCAACCTCCTCGTTTACTCACCTGAGCCTACTCTTGATGGTGTTGTTCGAACAGAGGATGCGGTCATCCCTATTAGATGCCATTATGGCAG GAAGTTTAATGTTGGTACAAACCCAGTCCTGCCAACCTGGATTCTCCACCAGACTACGCAGTCTGCAGCAGAAAACCTGGCTTTCTCATTGAATCTGATGACAA GTGACTGGACCGAGACACGAGCCTCTAGCATCTTCTTCCTGGGAGACATGATAAATATGGAAGCCCGTATGCCACAAATGGACTTGCTTGTGTTTATCGAGAGTTGTGTTGCCACAACTACTCCCAACACAAATTCGGTCCCTATGTACAAGTTTGTAGATAATGG GTGTATGGTAGACGGGCAGCGGACTGGTTCAAAGTCCCGCTTCCTGCCCAGAACCCAGCCCAACAAACTCCAGCTCCAGCTGGAGGCCTTCATATTCTACCAGATGCGTTGTGAG ATCTATGTTACTTGTACCCTAAAAGCTTATCCCTTGAATCAAGCGAGTGGGACCATGAACAAGGCATGCTCTTTCATCGACGGCAG CTGGAGGTCTGCAGCGGGAGATCACTGGACCTGTACCAGCTGTGATGCTATTGAGCAGGACCCTCCATCTCATCAGGCCCGACCACCCTTGGACTCCTCTACTTCTAGTCTCAAACACGACCCCATGCAGGCAGACTCAACAGTGCTGGACTCCAAAGCGGCTGGTTCCGTCTCCCCTCAGGAACCTGCTGCGGCCTGGAGAGGCACTGTGGCCTTCCAGAAAGGAAACGATCAGAAGA CactggagtggcaaaaagtggcAAGTGTAGGCCCACTGACCATCAAAAATAAACTGGCGCCCCCTAGTGTGAAGGAAGTCATCCATCACTTCTCTGTTGGAGGCAACACGTCAATACCACACAACCACCTCGGGGAGAATGAAGTCTATGCAAGCATAG AAGAGAGAAACGATGCTCCAGATGTGACCACCTCTGAGCCTCAGACATGGGAAATGGAGATGACTGCAGAAG CATTGCACACCGTTAATGGAACTTCAAGCCAGAGTAACTCCATCACAGGACCGAGTCTTCTGGCTGCCAACCTTGAGACGGAACAGCTTCCAGACATGGCATCCCCCGTCTATGGATCCAACAGCTCAATGCTAAGACCCACACCGCTGCAAACCAAACCGCAGTCTACAGTCTCCGCAGAGGCTGTGCAGACGCTCGCCAAAGACGGTCATGGAAGTCTATAA